A genomic window from Anaerosporomusa subterranea includes:
- a CDS encoding calcium-translocating P-type ATPase, PMCA-type yields MWFSKSQEEALNELNVNPATGLTTTEAKARLEKYGANKLKGKPKKSLISLFFEQLQDMLIYVLLGAAVITVAIGEYVDAVIILLVVVLNAVIGVVQEYKAEKAIEALQAMTTPRSLVRRDGEVKEINSEEIVLGDIIVLDAGRFVPADLRLIESANLQIEESALTGESVPSEKNADDLHEDPKTPIGDKSNMAFMSTLATYGRGEGAVIATAMDTEIGKIATILDEDIEEMTPLQKRLDELGKTLGFIAIGICVLIFIIALFQKRDLFEMFLTAISLAVAAIPEGLPAIVAIVLALGVTRMSKINAIVKKLPAVETLGSVSIICSDKTGTLTQNKMTVVKFYTFDNLKDVQAEAMGQTAEQDEKELMKSFVLCSDATYENGQSTGDPTEVALVVLGDKYNLARRTLHSEYKRVGERPFDSDRKLMSTLNKEENAYRVHTKGAIDNILTISKNALVNGQVIPLTEEMKANYLKIAEEMSDNALRVLGAAFKDTVSIIDPEAMEKDLTVIGIVGMIDPPRLEVKDSIVEAKSAGITPIMITGDHKNTAVAIAKELGIAASIQQSITGAEIDELSDEEFSRRIKDYRVFARVSPEHKVKIVQAFQSHGNIVSMTGDGVNDAPSLKKADIGVAMGITGTDVSKGASDMILTDDNFSTIVHAIEEGRNIYNNIKKSVIFLLSCNLGEVVAIFISVLFFWPVPLLATQLLWINLITDTLPAIALGVDPGDKDVMKKKPRDPKESFFANGAGVRAILGGTLIGALTLAAFYFGLREYGYSFGSKTIPEEVLTYARTMAFVVLAGSQLFYSLAMRNPTKSILQVGLFSNMYLIGAIVVGFILQLVVISVPFLASAFKVQMLSAGDWGLVILFSLIPLALKEIAKLFMSEREN; encoded by the coding sequence ATGTGGTTTTCAAAATCACAGGAAGAAGCTCTGAACGAACTAAATGTCAACCCAGCTACGGGACTGACTACGACAGAAGCGAAAGCTAGACTTGAGAAGTATGGAGCAAATAAGCTAAAGGGTAAACCGAAAAAAAGCTTAATTTCGTTATTCTTTGAGCAACTTCAGGATATGTTAATCTATGTTCTGCTAGGCGCAGCAGTTATTACTGTTGCCATTGGCGAATATGTAGACGCAGTTATTATCCTTTTGGTAGTTGTTTTGAACGCAGTTATCGGTGTCGTTCAAGAGTACAAAGCGGAAAAGGCAATAGAAGCACTTCAGGCAATGACTACTCCAAGATCACTGGTAAGACGTGATGGAGAAGTAAAGGAAATCAATTCAGAAGAGATTGTCCTTGGCGATATTATCGTCCTTGACGCCGGCAGATTTGTACCTGCTGATCTTAGGCTGATAGAAAGTGCCAATCTTCAAATAGAGGAATCAGCGCTTACGGGAGAATCTGTCCCTTCTGAGAAGAATGCAGATGATTTACACGAAGACCCTAAGACTCCTATTGGCGATAAATCAAATATGGCATTTATGTCAACACTAGCTACTTATGGCAGAGGTGAAGGTGCTGTTATAGCAACCGCGATGGACACTGAAATTGGCAAGATTGCTACGATATTGGATGAAGATATTGAGGAAATGACTCCACTACAAAAGAGGCTGGATGAGCTAGGAAAGACATTAGGATTCATCGCTATTGGAATATGTGTGCTAATATTTATCATTGCCCTATTCCAAAAGAGAGATTTATTTGAGATGTTCTTAACAGCAATAAGCTTAGCTGTTGCTGCTATTCCGGAAGGACTGCCGGCTATAGTTGCTATCGTTCTTGCACTAGGCGTTACTAGAATGTCCAAGATAAACGCGATAGTTAAAAAGCTTCCGGCCGTTGAAACACTTGGTTCTGTAAGCATAATTTGTTCGGATAAAACAGGAACACTTACTCAGAACAAGATGACGGTTGTAAAATTTTATACTTTCGATAACCTCAAGGATGTCCAGGCGGAAGCAATGGGACAGACTGCAGAACAAGACGAAAAGGAACTAATGAAATCCTTTGTTCTATGTTCAGATGCAACCTATGAAAATGGACAAAGCACAGGTGACCCCACGGAGGTTGCTTTAGTTGTACTTGGTGATAAATATAACCTAGCCAGAAGAACGCTGCATTCAGAGTATAAACGTGTTGGCGAAAGGCCATTTGATTCAGATAGAAAGCTAATGTCTACTCTCAATAAGGAAGAAAATGCATATAGGGTTCATACCAAAGGTGCGATCGATAATATTCTAACGATATCAAAAAACGCCTTAGTTAATGGTCAAGTTATTCCATTAACTGAAGAGATGAAAGCAAATTACTTAAAGATTGCTGAAGAAATGTCAGATAATGCATTGAGAGTTCTTGGTGCGGCATTTAAAGATACTGTTAGTATCATCGACCCGGAAGCAATGGAAAAAGACTTAACCGTCATTGGGATAGTTGGTATGATAGATCCTCCTAGACTTGAGGTTAAGGATTCAATAGTTGAAGCTAAGAGCGCTGGTATTACTCCGATAATGATAACTGGAGATCACAAAAATACAGCAGTTGCCATTGCCAAGGAACTTGGAATTGCAGCTTCTATACAACAGAGTATTACTGGCGCTGAAATCGATGAATTATCTGATGAAGAATTCTCAAGAAGAATAAAGGATTATCGAGTATTCGCCAGAGTATCACCAGAGCATAAGGTCAAAATAGTTCAAGCGTTTCAGTCACATGGGAATATAGTTTCTATGACTGGTGACGGCGTTAATGACGCTCCTTCACTAAAGAAGGCAGATATAGGCGTTGCGATGGGTATCACAGGTACTGACGTTTCTAAGGGTGCTAGTGATATGATACTTACAGATGATAACTTTTCCACGATAGTTCATGCGATAGAAGAAGGAAGAAATATATACAATAACATTAAGAAATCAGTCATATTCCTTCTTTCATGCAACCTAGGCGAGGTTGTTGCCATCTTTATATCCGTATTATTCTTCTGGCCAGTACCTCTTCTAGCAACTCAGTTACTTTGGATTAACTTAATTACTGATACATTGCCGGCTATTGCTCTTGGTGTGGATCCTGGTGATAAAGATGTTATGAAGAAAAAACCCAGAGATCCCAAAGAAAGCTTCTTTGCAAATGGTGCCGGCGTTAGAGCTATACTTGGCGGAACTCTAATTGGGGCTCTTACGCTAGCTGCCTTCTACTTTGGATTGCGTGAATACGGCTATAGCTTCGGGTCAAAGACTATACCAGAAGAGGTATTAACCTATGCTAGAACGATGGCATTTGTAGTTCTTGCTGGTTCACAGTTATTCTACTCATTAGCGATGAGAAATCCTACTAAGTCAATTTTACAAGTTGGATTATTCTCTAATATGTACCTAATCGGTGCGATAGTAGTCGGGTTTATTTTACAACTTGTAGTTATATCAGTGCCGTTTCTTGCAAGTGCATTTAAGGTTCAAATGCTTTCAGCAGGAGACTGGGGGCTAGTAATACTGTTTAGCCTAATTCCATTAGCACTAAAGGAAATCGCTAAGTTATTTATGAGTGAAAGGGAAAATTGA
- a CDS encoding PhnE/PtxC family ABC transporter permease, with translation MTGWLNGLIAIGLLLSIFYSGLDTGVSFGTLLEPKNVRAVQRFIAGLWPMETSPPFLWQILKLLWETVEISLVSTALAIVFALPLSVVAIRPQGEEFDVRRLGKLQWSLRWLVYYFVRALLGLLRGIPELMWALIFVVAVGLGPFPGILALAAHSTGILGKLYGEMFEAVDLRLVETARVSGCNQFQEFLFVRFPMSLSIFLSYTLFRWECNLRSATVLGFVGAGGIGTQLIISMKLFMYHEVSTLIFAILLLVIAIELLGQFLRVRVLRSDTGKGIREGR, from the coding sequence ATGACCGGTTGGTTAAATGGGTTGATTGCCATAGGGCTGCTGCTCAGCATCTTTTATAGCGGCTTAGATACGGGGGTATCCTTTGGGACGTTATTAGAGCCTAAAAATGTAAGAGCGGTGCAACGCTTTATTGCCGGCTTGTGGCCGATGGAAACAAGTCCGCCATTTCTATGGCAAATACTGAAGTTACTATGGGAAACAGTAGAGATTTCCCTTGTGTCGACAGCTCTCGCCATTGTATTTGCGTTACCTCTGTCGGTTGTTGCGATCCGGCCGCAGGGGGAAGAGTTTGATGTTCGGCGACTGGGGAAGCTTCAGTGGTCGTTACGGTGGCTAGTTTACTACTTTGTGCGTGCCCTGCTAGGCTTATTGCGGGGCATTCCAGAACTCATGTGGGCGCTCATATTTGTCGTTGCCGTTGGATTAGGTCCATTCCCGGGAATACTAGCGTTGGCTGCCCATAGTACTGGTATTCTCGGCAAACTGTATGGTGAGATGTTCGAAGCGGTGGATTTGCGGTTAGTAGAAACTGCTCGAGTAAGTGGTTGCAACCAGTTTCAAGAATTCCTATTTGTCCGTTTTCCCATGAGCTTATCGATCTTTCTTTCGTATACGCTTTTTCGCTGGGAATGTAACCTTCGTTCTGCTACTGTTCTGGGATTTGTGGGAGCCGGGGGTATCGGTACCCAGTTGATTATCAGTATGAAGCTGTTTATGTACCATGAAGTGTCAACTCTGATTTTCGCTATTCTATTGTTGGTTATAGCCATCGAGCTACTTGGGCAGTTCCTGCGAGTGAGAGTCCTACGTAGTGATACAGGTAAGGGTATTAGGGAAGGCAGATAA
- a CDS encoding acyl-CoA thioesterase, with translation MKSKTIQESTVTMSMVMLPHQANVAGNVHGGEIMKMMDNAAYVAAHKHARSSVVTARVDELIFHQPIYVGNLVTCHAYLTFVGKSSMEVSVVVSVEDLYKEKSSNCALTALFSMVAINAGGHPMPVPSLELTTDHEKAVFEEAKLRYEANRNKERVCILPSNLT, from the coding sequence ATGAAAAGCAAAACAATACAAGAATCTACTGTAACAATGTCTATGGTAATGCTTCCTCATCAAGCAAACGTTGCCGGAAATGTTCATGGCGGAGAAATAATGAAGATGATGGATAATGCAGCGTATGTTGCTGCCCATAAACACGCCCGTTCAAGTGTTGTAACAGCCAGGGTAGATGAGCTTATATTCCATCAGCCGATTTATGTCGGAAATTTAGTAACTTGCCACGCCTACTTGACGTTTGTCGGAAAATCTTCTATGGAGGTTTCAGTTGTCGTGTCCGTGGAGGATCTTTATAAGGAGAAATCGTCAAATTGTGCTTTAACAGCATTATTTTCGATGGTAGCCATAAATGCTGGCGGGCATCCAATGCCTGTGCCTTCTTTAGAACTTACAACAGATCATGAAAAGGCGGTATTTGAGGAGGCTAAGCTTAGATACGAAGCGAATCGAAACAAGGAAAGAGTATGTATTTTACCAAGTAACTTAACTTAA
- a CDS encoding diadenylate cyclase, with product MTLCQLDDEKKKHLRDKLEEISIKTKIIVDALDHKEGCLLCEIKTIKDLSLELNELASLYHFQTSFLSTVTGMEEITNAVTTLSEKGHGALIAIEQTDSLEQFIIACNTTGTFIGAEASALLLESIFYPGNPLHDGAVIIRDGKIVSAGCVLPLSIEKYTKEGKRLGTRHRAALGLSNRTDAIILAVSEETRKVSVIQHGVLHPIGVNMCEHGINQNFNPAAIDYQPLNKTLQ from the coding sequence GTGACATTATGCCAATTAGATGACGAGAAGAAAAAGCATCTTCGAGATAAGCTAGAGGAAATATCAATAAAGACTAAAATCATCGTTGATGCGCTGGATCATAAAGAAGGATGTCTATTATGTGAGATCAAAACTATTAAAGATCTCTCCCTAGAGTTAAATGAATTGGCCTCCCTCTATCACTTCCAAACGTCCTTTTTATCCACGGTAACAGGAATGGAGGAAATAACCAATGCCGTCACAACCCTGTCAGAAAAAGGACATGGAGCTTTGATAGCCATAGAACAGACTGACAGTTTGGAACAATTCATCATCGCCTGTAACACTACCGGCACTTTTATCGGTGCAGAAGCATCGGCATTACTTTTGGAGTCTATCTTCTATCCGGGAAATCCTTTGCACGATGGCGCGGTAATCATTAGAGATGGAAAAATAGTATCTGCAGGCTGTGTACTCCCCCTATCCATTGAGAAATATACTAAGGAGGGAAAAAGACTTGGAACCCGTCACCGTGCCGCGCTTGGGCTAAGCAACCGTACCGACGCTATTATCCTCGCTGTTTCCGAGGAAACAAGAAAGGTATCCGTAATTCAACATGGTGTTTTGCATCCTATTGGGGTTAATATGTGCGAACACGGTATAAATCAAAATTTCAATCCCGCTGCTATCGACTATCAGCCCCTGAATAAAACTTTACAATAG
- a CDS encoding LysR family transcriptional regulator gives MTLRHLNVFLCVSDEGNMTAAADKLHIAQPSVSQTIAELEKYYNVKLFERLGRKLFLTIAGQKLMTYARHIVNLSREVEDVMREHEHNGVIRLGASVTVGTCILSDIIGEFVKCNSNVKIISSVNNTKIIEGMLLLDKVDIGLVEGKIHSPGILCEPFMDDELVFVSGVSHPLAQKGSVKLSEIDNMEFIVREEGSGTRELFESVMNSKGIPWQIYGVYNNAETIKNTVAAGLAISVMSRMAVQKEVKNRELAIVDVDGLYFKRQFSIVYHKNKYISPLLHNFIQLCMGHKNIENGRSYS, from the coding sequence ATGACATTGCGACATTTGAATGTTTTTTTGTGTGTATCTGATGAAGGAAATATGACAGCAGCGGCTGATAAACTTCACATAGCACAACCATCAGTGAGCCAGACAATCGCGGAGCTTGAGAAGTATTACAATGTAAAATTGTTTGAAAGGCTTGGACGGAAGCTATTTCTTACTATTGCTGGTCAAAAGTTGATGACTTATGCACGGCACATCGTAAATCTAAGTAGAGAAGTGGAAGATGTGATGCGTGAGCACGAACATAATGGAGTCATAAGGCTAGGTGCGAGTGTTACTGTCGGAACTTGCATTTTGAGTGATATCATCGGTGAATTTGTTAAATGCAATTCTAATGTCAAAATTATTTCATCTGTTAACAATACAAAAATAATCGAAGGAATGTTGCTGTTGGATAAGGTGGATATAGGATTGGTTGAAGGTAAGATTCATTCCCCAGGGATATTGTGTGAGCCGTTTATGGATGATGAGCTTGTATTCGTGAGTGGTGTCTCTCATCCCTTAGCCCAAAAAGGTAGTGTCAAGCTATCAGAAATTGATAATATGGAATTTATTGTGAGAGAGGAGGGGAGTGGTACTCGTGAACTTTTTGAGTCAGTGATGAATAGCAAAGGAATCCCTTGGCAGATATATGGAGTTTATAATAATGCTGAGACAATTAAGAATACTGTGGCTGCTGGGCTTGCAATTTCAGTAATGTCAAGGATGGCAGTTCAAAAGGAAGTAAAAAATCGTGAATTAGCTATCGTAGATGTAGATGGGCTTTATTTTAAGAGGCAGTTTAGCATTGTTTATCATAAAAACAAGTATATCTCGCCTCTTTTACATAATTTTATTCAATTATGTATGGGCCATAAGAACATAGAGAATGGCAGAAGTTACTCTTAA
- the tadA gene encoding tRNA adenosine(34) deaminase TadA, translated as MNDDSYFMGLALEQAEKAYQLGEVPIGAILTLDGEVIASAHNMRETWHDATAHAEMIVIRQACEKLKRWRLTGSTLYVTIEPCPMCAGGLVMSRVDRLVYGSADYKAGAVESVFNVTQHQALNHSLQVTAGVRADECSAIMKQFFRMRRKSQPE; from the coding sequence ATGAATGATGACAGCTACTTCATGGGGCTAGCTCTTGAGCAAGCCGAAAAGGCATATCAGCTAGGCGAAGTGCCAATTGGCGCTATTCTGACGCTTGATGGCGAAGTGATCGCCTCAGCTCACAACATGCGCGAGACTTGGCATGACGCGACGGCGCACGCTGAAATGATTGTTATCCGTCAGGCATGTGAGAAACTTAAACGTTGGCGTTTGACCGGAAGCACGCTTTATGTTACTATAGAACCGTGTCCCATGTGTGCTGGCGGGTTGGTAATGAGCCGGGTTGACCGCTTGGTATACGGCAGTGCTGATTATAAAGCGGGCGCTGTGGAGTCGGTGTTTAATGTGACTCAACATCAAGCACTTAACCATAGTCTGCAAGTAACCGCTGGGGTTCGTGCTGATGAATGCTCGGCGATTATGAAACAGTTTTTTCGTATGCGCCGCAAATCGCAACCAGAGTAA
- a CDS encoding YeiH family protein, translated as MTITSNSNRIAPGVCLAGAIAILAWFLGRLAPLIGGPVFGIVLGMIIAFWKRPSNFEKGITFTSKTILKASIILLGFEMNLFNIFEVGGQSLYIMVFTLSAAFITAGIVGHYLKLAGNTSILIGVGTAICGGSAIAATAPVISATDKDVAYSISTIFLFNIAAVFVFPFAGHLLGMSDIGFGMWAGTAINDTSSVVAAGYSYSHEAGNFATIVKLTRTLMIVPITLALAIFTARKNGSNNSFSFLKIFPWFVLGFLAASVISTTGFIAPSIGKMLAQIGKFFIIMAMTAIGLNTHLNDLISNGINPILLGLSCWIAVALISLIAQYNLMLW; from the coding sequence GTGACAATAACCAGTAACTCTAACAGAATAGCACCAGGAGTTTGTCTAGCTGGTGCTATAGCCATTTTGGCCTGGTTTTTGGGAAGATTAGCTCCATTAATAGGCGGCCCGGTATTTGGAATAGTATTAGGCATGATTATCGCATTTTGGAAAAGACCCTCCAATTTCGAGAAGGGTATTACATTCACATCAAAAACAATACTGAAAGCTTCTATCATACTACTTGGATTTGAAATGAATCTGTTTAATATCTTTGAAGTAGGCGGCCAGTCTCTGTATATCATGGTTTTTACATTAAGTGCCGCATTTATTACCGCAGGGATTGTCGGGCATTATTTAAAGCTTGCAGGAAATACAAGTATCTTAATCGGCGTAGGCACTGCAATATGCGGCGGCTCGGCAATAGCCGCAACGGCCCCTGTTATATCTGCCACCGATAAAGATGTTGCCTATTCGATATCAACAATATTTTTATTTAATATAGCCGCAGTATTTGTTTTCCCCTTCGCAGGTCACCTTCTCGGCATGAGTGATATTGGGTTTGGGATGTGGGCAGGAACTGCAATTAATGACACTTCTTCTGTTGTTGCTGCAGGATATTCTTACAGCCACGAAGCAGGTAATTTCGCTACAATAGTAAAATTAACCCGTACACTGATGATTGTACCAATCACATTAGCACTTGCTATTTTTACAGCAAGAAAAAACGGCAGCAACAATAGTTTTAGCTTCTTAAAAATATTCCCATGGTTTGTTTTAGGCTTTCTTGCGGCTTCTGTTATAAGCACAACAGGATTTATTGCACCTTCTATTGGCAAAATGCTTGCCCAGATTGGAAAGTTTTTTATCATCATGGCCATGACTGCCATAGGTCTAAATACACATCTAAACGATCTAATCAGCAATGGTATTAACCCCATACTTCTCGGACTATCGTGCTGGATAGCGGTAGCTCTTATATCACTTATTGCGCAGTATAATTTGATGCTATGGTAA
- the phnD gene encoding phosphate/phosphite/phosphonate ABC transporter substrate-binding protein produces the protein MNKKLFTVLLFIVFAIFVLAGCGGTDAKKADKAKQEVLRVGLVPNQAPDKIKAQYEPFRKYLSEKINMPVELFVATDYAGVVEAMANDKLDVAYFGGLTYVQAKQRAKIHPIVTEIDQETNTTKYYSLIIAPTEKDSKSVAELKGKVFAFGDISSTSGSLYPRVMLDKAGIKVPDDFKHVVYSGGHDATAQAVQNATVDAGGIEGRILNRLIAKGTVDKAKIRVLEKHLVEGYPWVVRDSFDKQLETKIVDAFLTMQDPTVLELMRATAFAKVTDANYAEAEREAKRLGLLNPKK, from the coding sequence TTGAACAAGAAGTTATTTACTGTATTACTATTTATAGTATTCGCCATTTTTGTACTCGCTGGCTGCGGCGGAACCGACGCGAAGAAAGCGGACAAAGCCAAACAAGAGGTGCTTAGAGTTGGGTTGGTTCCCAATCAAGCTCCTGACAAAATAAAAGCGCAATATGAGCCGTTTCGCAAATATTTGTCTGAGAAAATAAATATGCCGGTGGAATTGTTTGTTGCAACTGACTACGCAGGTGTTGTTGAGGCGATGGCCAATGATAAGCTCGATGTTGCGTATTTCGGTGGACTTACATATGTTCAAGCTAAGCAACGCGCAAAAATCCATCCCATCGTAACCGAAATTGACCAAGAAACGAATACCACGAAATACTATAGCTTAATTATCGCGCCGACTGAAAAAGATAGTAAATCAGTGGCAGAGCTTAAAGGTAAGGTATTCGCCTTTGGCGACATTAGCTCTACGTCAGGCTCGCTTTACCCACGGGTCATGTTGGATAAAGCGGGAATTAAGGTGCCGGATGATTTCAAGCATGTGGTGTATAGTGGCGGTCATGATGCCACTGCTCAAGCTGTTCAAAATGCAACAGTAGATGCCGGCGGTATCGAAGGTCGTATCTTAAATCGCCTTATCGCAAAGGGAACTGTGGATAAAGCGAAGATCAGAGTGCTTGAAAAACACTTGGTCGAAGGGTATCCTTGGGTTGTACGGGACAGCTTTGATAAACAGCTTGAAACCAAAATTGTTGACGCCTTCCTCACAATGCAGGACCCTACCGTACTTGAGCTCATGCGGGCGACAGCATTTGCCAAGGTAACGGATGCCAATTACGCTGAAGCCGAACGGGAAGCAAAACGTCTTGGTCTCTTAAACCCGAAAAAATAG
- a CDS encoding 4Fe-4S binding protein: MINNCKLQSGKANFADLQRMQQIRNIVQIIFLLVVVAGLYSSIRPVLIILLPLAFVAGNYFCGWICPFGTAQDIFGKIGSLFWERKLKMPPKFQRYAQYSRYLLMAAVLLLGAKTLTDVVPINAYKSFMAVAGGRTVQTAALLVVGGFLAVALFFERPFCNYACSEGIKFGVASLTRFFTIKRNPETCVNCKQCDKACPMNIQVSAGQNVRNAQCINCFKCIAACPVNNTLTYGKATLKR; encoded by the coding sequence ATGATTAACAATTGTAAGCTGCAAAGCGGCAAGGCGAATTTCGCAGATTTGCAAAGGATGCAGCAGATTAGAAACATAGTACAAATAATATTTTTACTAGTAGTGGTAGCCGGATTATACTCTAGTATCAGGCCAGTACTGATTATTTTGTTACCGTTGGCCTTTGTTGCCGGGAACTATTTCTGCGGCTGGATTTGTCCATTTGGAACGGCTCAGGATATATTCGGGAAGATAGGATCGCTTTTTTGGGAGCGAAAACTTAAAATGCCGCCAAAGTTTCAGCGCTATGCACAATATTCGAGGTACCTGTTGATGGCGGCAGTATTGCTGCTGGGCGCTAAGACACTCACAGATGTAGTTCCGATTAATGCCTATAAATCTTTTATGGCAGTTGCTGGAGGGCGAACCGTTCAAACCGCAGCTCTTCTCGTTGTAGGCGGTTTTTTGGCAGTTGCGCTTTTCTTTGAAAGACCTTTTTGCAACTATGCTTGTTCAGAGGGTATTAAGTTTGGCGTGGCGAGTCTAACGCGGTTTTTTACGATCAAAAGAAATCCAGAGACCTGCGTGAATTGTAAACAGTGCGACAAGGCTTGCCCAATGAATATTCAGGTTTCTGCCGGCCAAAATGTCCGTAACGCACAATGTATCAATTGCTTTAAATGTATTGCCGCTTGTCCAGTAAACAATACGCTGACTTATGGAAAAGCTACTTTGAAACGTTAG
- a CDS encoding sensor domain-containing diguanylate cyclase, protein MYDYFKVFINNVLDYLDEGVYFTDLNKNILYWNSGAETITGYRLDEIAMQKCCQVISHTNINGEQLCDKQCLSTKVIEEGKLQENFMFIVHKEGHLVPVTIRTFPVHDKDGEITGFIELISDNSRQKLGQDKVGALTKAAYIDSLSELFSKQYIENRLQAMLTEAPEKRKAFSILYINITGFRAINEVYGVSRADRLLKMVAKKLSTGISFPSIIGRWHGASFIAVVETTNKSLLLLLAGKLKTLISEADFSVGEETIPIKVSVGYAISQSYDTLDYIIERATKASLDEKETEEPQTSKVAPAINNQQKNRFHSIRSNR, encoded by the coding sequence ATGTACGATTATTTTAAAGTATTTATAAATAATGTACTTGATTATCTGGATGAAGGTGTCTACTTCACTGATTTAAACAAGAATATTCTCTATTGGAATAGCGGTGCTGAAACTATCACCGGCTATCGATTAGATGAAATCGCCATGCAAAAGTGCTGTCAAGTCATATCTCATACCAATATTAACGGCGAGCAGCTTTGTGACAAACAATGCCTAAGCACAAAAGTTATTGAAGAAGGAAAACTACAAGAAAACTTTATGTTTATTGTCCATAAAGAGGGGCATCTCGTTCCTGTCACGATCAGAACCTTCCCCGTCCATGATAAAGACGGCGAAATTACGGGCTTCATTGAATTAATCTCCGATAATTCTCGTCAAAAGCTCGGGCAGGATAAGGTGGGCGCTTTAACTAAAGCTGCCTATATTGACTCTCTTTCTGAGTTATTCAGTAAGCAATATATCGAAAATAGACTGCAAGCAATGCTGACGGAAGCGCCTGAAAAGAGGAAAGCGTTTAGCATCCTATATATCAACATTACTGGTTTTCGAGCGATTAATGAGGTGTATGGCGTTTCAAGAGCCGATAGGCTGCTGAAAATGGTCGCAAAGAAGTTGTCCACCGGTATTAGTTTTCCCAGCATTATCGGGAGGTGGCATGGAGCAAGCTTTATTGCCGTTGTGGAAACCACCAATAAGAGTCTGCTCCTGCTTCTGGCAGGTAAATTAAAAACGCTCATTTCTGAAGCTGACTTTTCCGTTGGCGAGGAGACTATACCCATTAAGGTGTCGGTCGGTTACGCAATCTCGCAAAGTTATGACACGCTAGACTACATCATAGAGCGCGCTACTAAGGCTTCCCTTGATGAAAAAGAAACAGAGGAGCCGCAAACGAGTAAAGTCGCACCCGCTATAAATAATCAACAGAAAAATCGCTTTCACTCTATCAGATCAAACCGGTGA
- a CDS encoding phosphonate ABC transporter ATP-binding protein, whose protein sequence is MKLVVANNVSKIYSNGQGLKSASFTISEGEFVGVVGQSGVGKTTLMRLLCGAIFPTGGGLTLFGIDMSTVTRGELRKLRGRIATVYQNHNVIPCLDVRRNVILGRLAGASWYETIRRMAMPARETGEIREILEKLNIDDKISERCQELSGGQQQRVAIARALYSQADIFLADEPIASVDPTTASLILVNFQSLKLQGKTVIMNLHQLDHAIKYCDRILMLEQGSICFDGPPEKFVESAGYSRLASTGSKEGLPQ, encoded by the coding sequence ATGAAATTGGTTGTAGCAAACAATGTATCAAAAATATATTCGAATGGCCAGGGGCTGAAGTCGGCTTCCTTTACGATAAGCGAAGGGGAGTTTGTAGGCGTTGTCGGTCAAAGTGGAGTTGGTAAAACCACTCTTATGCGTTTGCTGTGTGGTGCAATCTTTCCGACAGGCGGCGGCCTTACTCTCTTTGGTATCGATATGAGTACGGTAACTCGGGGAGAACTGCGTAAACTACGCGGGCGAATAGCTACTGTTTATCAGAATCATAACGTTATACCCTGTTTGGATGTCAGACGTAATGTGATTCTTGGTCGCTTAGCGGGCGCCTCATGGTATGAAACAATCCGCCGTATGGCGATGCCTGCGAGGGAAACTGGCGAGATTCGAGAGATATTAGAGAAATTGAATATTGATGATAAGATTAGCGAACGTTGTCAGGAATTATCGGGTGGGCAACAGCAGCGAGTTGCTATAGCCAGAGCACTTTATAGCCAAGCAGATATTTTCCTTGCCGATGAGCCAATTGCTTCTGTCGACCCCACAACCGCCAGCCTGATATTGGTTAACTTTCAATCGCTAAAGCTGCAGGGTAAGACTGTGATAATGAATCTGCACCAACTCGATCATGCGATTAAGTATTGTGATCGTATTTTAATGCTTGAGCAAGGAAGTATCTGCTTTGACGGCCCGCCCGAGAAATTTGTTGAGAGTGCCGGGTATTCGCGGTTGGCCAGTACCGGGAGCAAGGAGGGATTGCCTCAATGA